The nucleotide sequence CGAAGTTTCCGCCGCCCGAACCGGACGAGCGCGAGGAGGCCGGAGCCGCCGTGGCCCACGGGTCGTCGAAGTTGCCTCCGCCGCCACCGCCCTGGCCACCGCCGCCGCCACCGCCACCGCCACCGGAGGCGCCGAACCCGCCACCGCCGCCGCCGGAGCGCGACATCTTCTGCACCTTCGCCGTGGCGTACCGCAGCGACGGGCCGATCTCGTCGACCTCCAGCTCGATGACGGTGCGCTTCTCGCCCTCACGGGTCTCGTAGGACCGCTGCCGGAGCCGGCCCGACACGATCACCCGGGCGCCGCGCTGTAGCGACTCGGCGACGTGCTCCGCCGCCTGGCGCCAGACCGTGCACGAGAGGAAGAGCGGCTCGCCGTCCTTCCACTCGTTTGTCGTCCGGTCCATGAACCGGGGCGTCGAGGCGACCCGGAACTTGGCGACCGCGGCGCCGGAGGGGGTGAAACGCAACTCGGGGTCGTCGGTCAGGTTGCCGATGACCGTGATGGTGGTGTCTCCTGCCATGACCATCTCCTCGCGCACTCATCAGTCCCTGCCAGGCTGCCAGAGCAGTACGACAGGTCGGATGAGGCTGATCCGGGCGTGCCGGAAACGCGTCAGCGCGTCTCCGGCCGGATGACCTTGGTGCGCAGCACGGACTCGTTGAGTCGGAGCTGCCGGTCCAGCTCGGCCACCGCCGCAGGCGTCGCCTGCAGGTCGATGACGGCGTAGATCCCCTCGGCCTTCTTGTCGATCTCGAACGCGAGGCGTCGCCGACCCCACACGTCGAGCTTCTCCACCGAGCCACCCGCGGTCCGGATCACGTTGAGGTACGTGTCGAGCGACGGGGCGACGGTGCGCTCCTCGAGGCTTGGATCGAGGATGACCATGATCTCGTAATGACGCAAGACGTGCTCACCTCCTCTGGGCTAGCGGCCACGGTCCTTCCGTGACAGGAGGTCATGCGTCGTTGCCGCGCGCTCTCGGGAGGGATCCCGTCACGCTCACGGGCAACCTGAGCAGGATACCCGGTCCACCGGATCCGGGCGTCGCCAGACCCGGCGTACCGGCGCGAGAACCTCCTCCGGTCGGCGACCGGAGGAGGTTCTTCGACGTAAAGCCGCGGGGCGCATCCCGTCCGCATTCTTTGGGTGGGACCTGGGGAGGAACGACCACACCGATGAGTTGGACGGAAGGCGCCCCGCGGAGCCTATTGTATTGTCATCTTACGCGATAACAGTCGGTGTTGTGCGTTGAGCGAAAAACGCCCCAATTACTCCTGCCGAGACGCTTACCACACCCACGGGTGCCGCCGGCGCCGACGGCACGGTCCGGCAAGCGATCGAACCTGGCCGGACAGCGCGCGGCAGGACGGCGGCACCCCCGCCGGGTCGGTCGGGCGGCGGAGGGTGGCTGCCCGGCGCCGCGTCGCAGCGGCGCCCGGCGCTCCGGGGTCGGCCACATCGGGACCATGCGGCACCCGACCCCACCTCGATCCGCCCGAGGCGACCCGGCGGGGAAAACCCGGACCGGTGTGACCCCGGCCAGTGGCCTGCGAACCGTCGACCGCGACGCGAACCGGCGGCGGTGGCGACCGCGACGAGCGCGTCGACCGCAGCGGTGGCGCGGCGGCGTCGGAGCGACAGGGCCACGTCTTCCCTCTTTCCGGCGTGTTCTGTGGATCGATCCGCCTCCGACCCCGAGGTGAACGAAGCTCACCTGCGCCGGGCGAACGGATCTCACCTGGAGAAACGATCCATCCCCGGGCGGGTGACGCGGACCGCCCCGGGGCCGTACCGCGCCGAGCTGGCGGCCACGGAGGTGCGCCCGTCCCCGCCCGGTCGGCCGGCGCGACGTAGGCTCGCCTTCATGCGTATCGGAGCCCATGTCGACGCGACGGATCCGTTGGACGAGGCGGCCCTGCGGAAGGCGGACGCGGTCCAGTTCTTCCTCGCCGATCCGCAGAAGGACTGGAAGACCCCGCAGCCCAGGCCCGACGCGGAACGACTGCGCGACTCCGAGGTGGACGTCTACATCCACGCGCCGTACGTCATCAACCTCGCCACCACCAACAACCGGATCCGCATCCCCAGCCGGAAGCTGCTGCTCGGGCACGCCACCGCCGCCGCCGCGGTCGGCGCCAAGGGGCTGATCGTGCACGGCGGGCACGTGAACGCGGGCGACGACATCGCCAAGGGCTTCGACAACTGGCGCAAGGCGTTCGCCCAGGCCGCCGAGTCCGGCGGGCACGCCGTACCGGTGCTGATCGAGAACACGGCCGGTGGCGACAACGCCTGCGCCCGCCGGTTCGACAACCTGGCCCGGCTCTGGGACGCGGTCGGCGAGTACGACGTCGGTTTCTGCCTGGACACCTGCCATGCCCACGCGGGCGGCGAGGACCTGCTGGACATCGTCGACCGGGTACTCGCGATCACCGGCCGGATCGACCTGATCCACGCCAACGGCTCCAAGGATGCCTTCGACTCCGGCCGGGACCGCCACGAGAACCTGGACGGCGGCAGCATCGATCCCGAGCTGGTGGTGGCGGTGGTCCGGGCCGCGGGCGCACCCGCCATCGTCGAGACCCCCGGCGGGGTCGAGGGCCAGGCCGCGGACATCGCCTACCTGCGTGACCGCGTGGGCCGGTAGGACGAGGACCCCGATGTCGACGGACCAGTCGAACGCCAACGAGACCACCCGGTCCGGCTCGCCGGCCGGGCCCGCCGCGCCGGACGGGACGATGAGCGGGGCTGCCACCACCGGCCCGGCGGCAGTCGAGCCGGCCGGGCCGGGCAACCACAACGGCGGCCCCGACGCCGCGCAAGCCCCCGGTGCGGGGGAGCGAGCCCCGGACGCCACGCGGACCCCGGACGCCACGCCAGCCCCAGATGCCACGCGAGCTCTGGAAGCCACGCCAGCCCCGGAGGCCACGCGGGTTCCCGACGCGGAGCAGGCCCCGGACGCCGAGCAGGCCCCCGAGGCCGGAAAGCCGGCGGACGACGGCACCGGGGACAGGGCACGGCAGGACGCCGGGAAGCGGGCGGCCGGCGAGGACGCCAAGCCGACCGACGAGACCGCAACGCCTGGCAAGGACGCCGAGACCGGCACGGACGACAGGACCGACGACGGCACCAAGACCGGCCTGGAGGCCAAGACCGGCACGGACGCCGAGAAGGAGAAGAGCGGCGGGCAGGGCGAAAGCGGCAAGGACGCCGGGACGGGCAAGGACACCGCGACGGGCAAGGACGCCGCGACGGGCAAGGACACCGGCGGTGCGGAGCCGGCGAAGCCCACCGACCCGTTCGCCTCGTTCGGGCCCGCTCCCGAGCTGGTACCGGGTCGCCTCGGCCGGATCGGCCGGGCCGTCGGCCGTCGACTCGTACACGAGTGGACGCTGGCCGGGCTCGGTGCGCTGGCGCTGGCGGTGCTGATGACCTGGCCGACGCTGCGCTACCCCCGGCACACCCTGCCGCAGGACTACTGGGATCCGACGCTCCAGGCCTGGCAGGTCGCCTGGTCCGGGCACATCCTGCTGACCAAGCCGGCCCAGCTCTGGCAGAGCAACGCCTTCTTCCCGGAAACCTGGACCTTCGCCTTCTCCGACACCCTTCTCGGGTACGCCCCGGCGGGCATGCTCGGCCAGGGTCCGGAAGCGGCGATCCTGCGTTACAACATCCTCTTCGTACTGGCCCACGCGCTCGCCGCCGTCGGGGCGTACGCACTGGTGCGGCAGCTCGGTGCGGGACGGATCGGTGCGGCAGTGGCCGGGATCGGCTTCGCGTACGCGCCGTGGCTGCTCGGCCAGGCCGGTCACCTGCACGTGATCTCCAACGGCGGTATCCCGCTCGCCCTGGCCATGCTGGCCCGGGGGCACGGCTGGTCGCTGCGGCACGGTTACCGGCCGGAGCGTCGACGATCCGGCTGGGCACTGGCCGGCTGGCTGGTCGCCGCCTGGCAGCTCAGCCTCGGCTTCGGCATCGGGCTCGTCTTCGCGTACGTGCTGGGTCTGATCGCGGTCGTGGTGCTGCTGAGCTGGCTGGTCCGGCGGATCCTGCGCCGGCCCCGCCAACCGGTCGGGTTCCGGCTGCTGCTGGCGGACTTCTGGGGCGGCGCCGCCTTCGCCGCCACCGGTGCCCTGCTGGCGATCCCATATTTCAAGGTCGCCGAACTGCACCCCTATGCCCGGCGGACCGCCGAGGAGGTGCACAACTACTCGCCGCCGCCGGGTGGCTTCCTGACCGCCCCGCCGGAGTCGCTGATCTGGGGCGACCTGCACGAGCCGGTCCGGGCCGGGTTGCCCGGACTGCCGGAGACGACCCTGCTGCCCGGGTACGTCCTGCTCGCGCTCGCCGTCGCCGGCCTCTTCTTCTCGATCTGGACGGTACGTCAGCGTCTGCTGCTGCTGGCGGCCGTACTCGTCGCCGGGGTGCTGGCGTCGGGCACCCGGTTCTTCGGCGGCACCTGGACCTATCTTCCGCTCTTCGAGCACCTGCCCGGCTGGGACGGCCTGCGTACGCCCGGCCGGCTGATGATCTGGGTCACCCTGCTGCTCGCCGTACTCGCCGCCGGCTCGGTCGGTGCCTTCGCGCGGCGGGCCCGGGAGATCTCGGCCGTCGAACGGGTGCCGCCCCGGCCCGGCCCGTTCCTCCGGCTGGTCACCCTGCTGCCGATCGTGCTGGTGCTGGTCGAGGGGCTGAACGCGACGCCGCATCCGGTGGTGCCGGTGCAGCCGCAGTCGATGCGGGTCGCCACCGGCCCGCTCCTGGTGCTTCCGTCGGACCAGAAGACCGACCAGCACGTGATGCTCTGGTCGACGAGCCGTTTCCAGGACGTCGTCAACGGCGGCAGTGGGTTCACCCCGAGCCGGCTCGCCGAGGTGCGCCAGGCGACGGCGAACTTCCCGGACCAGGCGAGCATCGACTACCTGCGGAACATGGGCGTGCGTACCGTGATCGTGCTCCGGGAGCGGGTGGCCGGCACGCCGTTGCAGGCCACCGTCGACCTGCCGGTGGACAGCCTGGGGATCAGCCGCGAGGACGTCGGGGAGACGGTCGTCTACCGGCTCTGATCCGGCCGGCGGGCGGCTGCCCCGGCGCCGGGTCCCGCTGTCGAGGGCAGGTCGTGCCGGCCCGCCCGGGGCGCCCGCAACCGCCCCGGTCAGGTCGTGGCGGGTGCCGGTTCGGCGGGTGCAGGTCGACCGCGCAGCCGGTCGAGCCAGGATGCGTCCGGCGCGCCGTCGTAGACGCCGCCGTCCGGGTCGTCGAGGTAGGTGCTCCGGACCGGGTCGTCCTCCGGCCGCAGGATGTCCCGGACGACGAGTACGCAGAGCACCACGACGGTGGTCAGCCGCAGCGTCGCGGCGAGCACGAACACCCCCTCGGGGAAGACCTGCTTGCCACCGGCGCCGAGCAGCTCGCCGTAGAAGGCGAGGAAGTAGCCGACCTCCGCGAGCTGCCAGGCGAGGAAGGCACCCCAGCGCGGCCGGGCCAGCACCAGCAGCGGCAGCAGCCAGAGGTTGAACTGCTGGGACCAGACCTTGCTGAAGATCAGGAACGCCGCGACCATCAGGAAGACCAGCGCGGCCAGCCGGGGGCGGCGCTTGGCGAAGAGCGCCAGCGCGCCGATGGCCAGGAAGGCGAGGGTGATCAGAGCGTACGAGAGGGTGTTCAGGGTGGGGATGTTGTTGCTGAGCCACTGGAACGGCCCCTGGTCGCCGGGACTGCCGCTGTTCCACTTGCTGTCCAGGTAGCGGCCGACATACCACAGGGTGCCCCAGTCGACCGCCCGCTCGCTGTTCAGGTCGAAGAAGCGCCGCCAGTTGTCGGGATAGAGGATCGCTATCGGCAGGTTGACCGCCACGATGGTGGCGACTGCCGTCCCGATCGTCACCAGCATCTCCTTGACCCGGGCGGTACGCAGCCCGAGCAGGAAGAGTGGCCAGAGCAGGAAGAGCGGCCAGAGTTTCGCCGAGGTGGCCAGTCCGAGCAGGATGCCGGCGGCCAGTGGTTGTCGTTTCGCCCAGGCGTACATGCCGATCGCGGCGAGTCCGATGGCCAGCAGGTCCCAGTTGACGGTGGCGGTGACCAGCAGCGCGGGGGAGAGGGCGAAGAGTGCCGCGTCCCACGGCCGGCGGCGGCGCAGGGCCAGGATCATCGCCACGGTGGCCACCGCGAGCGCGCCCAGGACCAGGGCGTTGAGGTTGTAGAACCACTGCGCCTGGTTGATGTCGGGCCGGTCCACCCCGATGTTGTGCACCGGCAGGCCGAGCGCGCCCATGAAGTAGCCGGTGACCACCGGGTACTCCACCGGGTGGTCCCGGTAGGGCACCTTGCCCTCGTTGAGCCCCTCCGCGTAGTAGAGGGCGAGCACGTCGGTGTAGCAGAACCGGGTGTACTGGACGTTGTTCTGCCAGGCGCCGTCCTGGCAGGGGGACTTCTGCACCCAGTGCAGGGCCAGGGTCAGGCAGGTCAGCGCGAGCACGATCCGGGCGGCCGTCCAGAACCGGCCACTGGTCTGGGTGCCCCGACGCTCGACGCCGCTGGCGTGGCTGCCCATCGGGCCACCGATCACCTCGGAGAGCCCTCGGACGAAACCGTCCGACCGGGACGGGTGGTCAGTCTGCTCAGGTCCGTCGATGCCTGCCGGCGACTGCGCGCTCATGAACAGGCATCCTGCCGTACCGGGTCGGTTTCTGTCCGGCCCGGCCCTCCCGTGTCGGCGGATGGCGTCGGAAACGGGCCGGCGGCCGGGTCACCAGGACCCGGCCGCCGGCCGTACAGGCACTCGGTGCGCTGCGGTGCGAGGCGAATGGCTAACCTCCGCCGCCACCACCGTCAGGATTTTCCGGAGTGTCCGGACCGCCGCCGCCCGGACCACCGCCGCCTGGACCGCCGCCGCCCGGGCCACCACCGCCACCACAGATCAGCGGCGGCGGGTTCGGGCCCTGGCAGAGCGGGTTGTCGCCGGGGTTGCCGCCGCCGGGGTTGCCGCCGCCCGGGTTCGGCGGGACCGGCGGAGGCGTCGGCTTCTCCTTGCCGTTGCCGGCCTCCTTGTCGCCGATTTCCTTGGAGTCCGGCAGGGAGAGCGCCTCCTTGCCCTTGAGCACGTCGCTCATGTACTTCTGCCAGATCTCGGCCGGCAGCCCGCTACCACCGATGTTGTCGCCGCCCTTGGTCTTGATCTGCGGCGCCTTCGGGTCCTTGCTGCCGACCCAGACCGCGGTGGCGACCTGCGGGGTGTAGCCGACCATCCAGGCGTGCGCGTTGTCCTTGGTCTGGTTGTATTCCCAGGTGCCGGTCTTGCCGGCCTCCTCGCGGCCCTCGAGGTTGCCGTTGTTCGCCTTGGGAATGTTCTTCAGCACCGAGGTGACCTCGTCGGCCACGTCCTTCGGGATGCGCTGCTTCGGGTCGGCCTTGGCCCCGCCGATCTTCTTCCACTGACCGGTCTCCGGGTCCTGCTGCTCGATCAGCTCGATGAAGTGGGCCTTGTTGTAGACGCCGCCGTTGGCCAGCGTGGCCAGCCCGTTGGCGTGGTCGAGCACGGTGATCGGGTACTGCCCGTACGCCAACATGTTGAAGAACGGGTCCGGGGCCAGGTTCTCCGGCTTCTCCTTGGTCAGGTCGTGCCACTTCGGCGGGATGTCCCTGGTTTCCCACATGGTCCGGACGCCGGCCTGCCGGGCCATCGACAGCACCTTGTCCGCGCCGATCTTCTCCGTGATGTGGTAGAAGGGCACGTTGTAGGACTTGATCGTGGATTCCTTCAGCGTGCAGGCCTGGTCGCAGGTCTTCGTCACGTCCCGGCCGGCGTTCTGCACCTTGATCTTGGTGCCCTTGACCGTGAAGGGCCGGGCGTCCCAGATCGAGTCGATCGAGATGCCCTCGTTGATCGCCGCCGCCAGGGTGTAGACCTTGAAGCTCGAACCCGGCGGGTGGCCGCCGCTGAGCACACCGGCGGAGTCGGTGTTCAGGCCGGCGTAGTCGTAGTCCGCCCCGCTGTCACCGCCGTAGTAGGCGAGCACCTTGCCGGTCTTCGGCTCGACCGAGACCAGTGCGGCCATCAGGTTCTTGCGTTCGTCGTAGATCGGCGAGCCCTTCTTGCGCTGCGCCGCGTTCTCCGCTTCCGCCTGCATCTTCCAGTTGATCGTGGTCTTGATCTTGTAGCCGCCGTCCCGGAGCGCGGTGGAGCAGTCGACCTTGCCCGGTGGCG is from Micromonospora sp. WMMD1102 and encodes:
- a CDS encoding single-stranded DNA-binding protein, with amino-acid sequence MREEMVMAGDTTITVIGNLTDDPELRFTPSGAAVAKFRVASTPRFMDRTTNEWKDGEPLFLSCTVWRQAAEHVAESLQRGARVIVSGRLRQRSYETREGEKRTVIELEVDEIGPSLRYATAKVQKMSRSGGGGGGFGASGGGGGGGGGGQGGGGGGNFDDPWATAAPASSRSSGSGGGNFDDEPPF
- the rpsF gene encoding 30S ribosomal protein S6, with the protein product MRHYEIMVILDPSLEERTVAPSLDTYLNVIRTAGGSVEKLDVWGRRRLAFEIDKKAEGIYAVIDLQATPAAVAELDRQLRLNESVLRTKVIRPETR
- a CDS encoding deoxyribonuclease IV; translated protein: MRIGAHVDATDPLDEAALRKADAVQFFLADPQKDWKTPQPRPDAERLRDSEVDVYIHAPYVINLATTNNRIRIPSRKLLLGHATAAAAVGAKGLIVHGGHVNAGDDIAKGFDNWRKAFAQAAESGGHAVPVLIENTAGGDNACARRFDNLARLWDAVGEYDVGFCLDTCHAHAGGEDLLDIVDRVLAITGRIDLIHANGSKDAFDSGRDRHENLDGGSIDPELVVAVVRAAGAPAIVETPGGVEGQAADIAYLRDRVGR
- a CDS encoding glycosyltransferase 87 family protein, which encodes MSAQSPAGIDGPEQTDHPSRSDGFVRGLSEVIGGPMGSHASGVERRGTQTSGRFWTAARIVLALTCLTLALHWVQKSPCQDGAWQNNVQYTRFCYTDVLALYYAEGLNEGKVPYRDHPVEYPVVTGYFMGALGLPVHNIGVDRPDINQAQWFYNLNALVLGALAVATVAMILALRRRRPWDAALFALSPALLVTATVNWDLLAIGLAAIGMYAWAKRQPLAAGILLGLATSAKLWPLFLLWPLFLLGLRTARVKEMLVTIGTAVATIVAVNLPIAILYPDNWRRFFDLNSERAVDWGTLWYVGRYLDSKWNSGSPGDQGPFQWLSNNIPTLNTLSYALITLAFLAIGALALFAKRRPRLAALVFLMVAAFLIFSKVWSQQFNLWLLPLLVLARPRWGAFLAWQLAEVGYFLAFYGELLGAGGKQVFPEGVFVLAATLRLTTVVVLCVLVVRDILRPEDDPVRSTYLDDPDGGVYDGAPDASWLDRLRGRPAPAEPAPATT